The region aactcagaatcttctttcttataatccctcttctgcaatgcattaaacatttaatactggcctggcaaactgttatgaccccaatggcgagggtctcagaggaacgtggaagtctgcagaatacaaaaatccagctcatagggcagtggtaactgggttgaccatatatctactcctaacgccaacactagaagtagccggggatcattcctacgttgattctagatgacacgcgccagccggagaatctagctacccctagtagaggaaaacaaagacctttcttgcctccagagaaggggaccccaaagctggatagaagccccccacaaataatgacggtgaggtaagaggaaatgacaaacacagaaatgaaccaggtttagcacagagaggcccgcttactgatagcagaataaagaaaggtaacttatatggtcaacaaaaaccctatcaaaatccacactggaaattcaagaacccctgaaccgtctaacggtccggggggagaacaccagcccccctagagcttccagcaaaggtcaggatatagtttaggaacaagctggacaaaaatacaaaaccaaaacaaatagcaaaaagcaaaaggcagacttagctgatataactggaaccaggatcagtagacaagagcacagcagactagctctgataactacgttgccaggcattgaactgaaggtccagggagcttatatagcaacacccctaactaacgacccaggtgcggataaaaggaatgacagaaaaaccagagtcaaaaaactagtaaccactagagggagcaaaaagcaaattcacaacagccaacctccTCTGGAAGGTAGGTGCGGAGATAAGGACCCTTATCGTAGGTTGTACCAAGAGAGCACTTTTTAATTgtatgatgtttgttttttttgtctttttaaattatttatattaaaagttatattttatatctaCTCAGGGGTTTCTCATGTTAGCCAGGCCTTGTGCATGAGCCCTTAAAGTAGGCAACAAGCCACTGTAGTAAGATGATTGATTCACGCTGGAGGACCACAGGAATCTGCACATTACACAGACACTTGTTTTTTCAGTGGGCATTTATTGCAGCAAGAAGGGAACCCACCATTTTCAAAATTAAGATAATATACTGTACAAGTGTTACACTTTCCCTTTCTAAACCCATAGATAAATTAGATATTAATAATAAATATGATAAATAAAACCCTAAAAGTCAATATATGATCAGGTGCTCCTTTTGGTTTCTCTTGCGAGTTCAGCCTCAAGTATTTCTCCCCAGGATTCAGCTCTCAGTGGACACATGGTTTTTGGAGGCAGTTTTTCGTAGGAATCAATATTGCTAAATGTACCGTCCATCCATTTCTGCTTGATCACAGATTTGTAGTTTCTTTGCACAATTTCCTGCAATCGTAAGCAAATTATACATTACAAAATTTATGTCCAAAGACTGAAATAACATGCAGCTCTACAACTTCTAGGAAGAGAATTTGCAAAATATGATTAACATTTGCAGCCATCTGAAAGGTGAGGCGCGTCACTTCAGGACTGCAGTAATAATTTGATATTACCGCCATTATGACGTGTATTTAAAATAAAAAGCATAATGATTAAAAATCTGCGCTTAATAGTCACATTTCCTATTACAGTTTAGCAAATCACAATATACAGTGGTTTTATACTGGCAGTTATTCTCTTTAAGAACTGCTAATCTAGAAAATGACAAACGGCTGTAATAAAAAGCTAGTTCCAATCTGGTGTTGTTTTAACACTCCGGCAAACTGTTAAAAATCGGGTGTGCTGCCTGCTGGTGAATCTGTCAGAGACTACACTGGGTCTAAAATGTGTGTCAGAATTGTTATCTCTCCCTTTGTCTTATCATTAAGGTATCTGCCGAAGGCGCCTTTAGGAGCAGAAATTGAGCATTGAGCATTCTAAATTTTTGAAGACTTTTCCATGTTTGAGGAGCATTTTGAAAGTTTTCATTcagtttccactcagtttctgctccaaaacttCATCAAAAAGCTCTTTGTTCATAGCCAATATTTATCCTCATGCTTCTGGTTACGTttgcaaggtttttttttcctttaaagggGTTTGCCCGTAGATTATAAAGATTTGATTAATGGATAATTATCAAGCACTGACCAGCACCTAATAGAATAAAGCATGCGTGAGCAGCTGTATCCGACTATCTAGATCTAGATACAAAAGCatgcagcagcactctgtaagcgctaagggcagtctcacacgtccagataattccggtaccggaagcaatcggtaccggaattatccgtgtccgtgtgcccctacgtttctggtgtacatcagtgtggcacacttacGGCACACgtatgccgcccgtgtgcccactgggtaccacacgcaccgtgctgggtaccacacgtaccagcatctggtgctgaatccgcgattcatatcttctctgcagcagcgtttgctgcatagaagatatgaataatagtgtttaaaagaaagatctatctgtccgccgcccccccaccccctgtgcgcccccccgctgttctgaaaatactcacccgcttccctcgttggctgtcgctgcttcctgtactggccgctccttctactgtatgcggtcatgtggggccgctcatttacagtcatgaataggcggctccacccctatgggaggtggagccacatattcatgactctaatcggcagccccacgtgaccgcatacagtagaaggtgcggccaggacaggaagcagcgacagccaacgagggaagcgggtgagtattttcagaacagcgggggggcgcacagggggtgggagggcggcggacagatagatctttcttttaaacactattattcatatcttctatgcagcaagcgctgctgcagggaagatatgaatggcggcttcagcaccatgtgggggggacagcgcttactgtagcgctgtctcctgcacgccacagggactgcacacggagaccgtccgtgtgcggtacgtgttttacatggacccattgactttaatgggtccgtgtaatacgtgcgctctcccacgaacactgacatgtctccgtgtttggcacacggagacacggtccgcaaaaaatcaatgatatctgcacagatgcattgattttaatgggtctacgtgtgtcagtgtctctgttacttgaggaaactgtcacctcacgtaccggagccactgacgtgtgaaaccggcctaatatgtATGCATGCATTGAATACATACACTTTAAACTGCATTACTGGACAATAgaacatacttaaagggaacctgtcatccccaaaatcgaaggtgagctaaacccaccggcatcagaggggctaatctacagcattctataatgctgtagataagcccccgatgtaacctgaaagatgagaaaaagaggttagattatactcacccaggggcggtccgatccgatgggcgtcacggtccggtccgaggcctcccatcttcttacgatgatgtcctcttcttgtagtcacgccgcggctccggcacaggcgtactttgtctgccttgctttctcatctttcaggatacatcgggggcttatctacagcattccagaatgctctagataagcccctaatgctggtgggcttagctcaccttcgattttgggggtgacagcacAAACAGAATACAGCATGTGCTTAGTTATTAGGCTACGCTCTCACTATTAGGAATAGTAGTATTTTGGGCGCAGCATATTTTttctgtgtccaaaacgctgcattCTACATTGCACACTTGTGTTTTGGAACTATGCGGATTTACCGCATATAATGACAATCTATTAGGGAGAACACGCACAGGACACTAGCGTCTCCGCTACAGAAATTTACATGCTGTGGCTCGGAAACTCGCACTGCAGATGAGTTTACACAGCGTTAAAAAAAAGTAAAGTCTATAAATGCCATCCACTATGCTTGTAATGTAGTAATGTAGAGCACAACATTTTGTGAGCAGCAAAATATGCTGTGTCCAAAATGCTAATATTTCTGATTGTGGGCACGCCACCTTAAGCTATATAGCTACACATCCTCATAGATACAGGATAAGGCAGCTTTAGCACTCTCTCTTTGGGAAAGCTAAGTGACAACTCCTATAAGACCTGTCGTGGTCAtcattttgattttgtttttttgcgtttttagcaATTGTACTGCACATTTGCACAATAAAACAAACATATTTATGTCTATTATgagattttagtaaaaaaaaaagtaaactattGAATTGCTTGGAGACGTTATTGACCTGCCAGGTACGGCCTTGTTTCTGATCTTCATCAATTTCCGATGGACACACAGTTCTCATTTGCAGACAGTGACGCCTCCATACCCCATCATTGTATTCTACAAGCTGATTGAAGCGTCTACATGTTTGTTTTATAGTTAATAAATCATCTAGGTCGAGATATTTTAGGATTTCAAGAATCATCTCTGGAGGTAAAGAGTCAATGTTCTTTTGATGATTATTTAAATTATCCATTCCAGTCAATATGTCAGCAAATTacctaaaaaagataaaaaaaaaaattattttgtaatttCTTCTTAAAAATAGTTTAACTTAAAGGGATGGTCTGAAGGCAAGAGTAAATTTAATCTAAATTCATATctatttgatgtcataatcaaagTTATTTTCTAATATACCGTACTCTTTTTATTTCTCTATTGTTCCCTAACTACTTTATCTAACCGCTAGTCTATTGTTTTTAACTTCCTGTCTGATGATGATTCATTTGAGATCCCCCCCGGCAGTTGACATCACTGGTCTCTGGCGCGTATTGTAACAACATTTAGATAAAATTCACTTTCACCTTTGGACCACCTCTTTGATCTTAGTTTGTAGTAAAAAAAGAATACATACCTGCTTGTGGTCTTGAGTGATCAGTAATTATATAAAGCTGTCTGTCGAGGCTTATATCTGGAGCGGCCTGATTGAGATAAAATTTACTGGGTTCACCAAAACTCAGTTGACCAAATGCCTTCGAGCCTTCTATACAATTACTTGTCAAATGAGAATGAAAAAACTGATAGAACTCAAAGAAAGAGAAATAAGAGCTACAAACTCTACTATCAGGATGAGCTCCCTGTTATCACCTATGCAAAGCATATTTATATTCATTGTACAGGGTGATTCACTCGCTACTCTACCCGTAAAAATAGCTGTAACATTTAAAAGAGACAGCCGACCATACTGAAATTTGGGTTGTACATATTTTGGTTCATGAGAAGTGAGCGTGCAATGATCCTGAGAGACAGCGACAAGAAACATCTTCGTGCCGAGTGATCTTGATTAAAAAAGTCTGCTGAAGTTAAATAGTTGAAAATTTAAATGAGACGCCATAATAGAAATGGTTTGTAGGCATCGGACTATGGTCTGCTACTCTTCTAGTACTTGGGAAACCTCTGGTTCTTGAGAAGAGGTGCTTGGGTCATTATATTATTGTATTTTACAATTGTTAAAATTTTTTCAATTTTACTGAAaactatttgataaaaaaaaatatatttttagccaaAAAATGCATATGTTTTAAAGGGAGCCTTTCAGTTATTGCTGCTGCATATCAGAGAAAACATATCGTAACAAGGCAGCTGGTGACAAGGTGACTAGCCACGgaagtacaggtgcatctcacaaaattagaatatcatcaaaaagttaatatacagctctggcaaaaattaggagaccactgcaaagttatcagtttgtctgatttttgtctttatatttatactagctgtactacccggcttcgcccgggttaatgactgctgttagcaaaatagaatgtgttaacaaaaatttattctgcacacaaaaaccacaaaacaaataccgtatatactcgagtataagccgacccgagtataagccgacccccctaattttgccacaaaaaactgggaaaacttattgactcgagtataagcctagggtggaaaatgcaacagctaccggtgaatttcaaaaataaaaatagatgctccatactgttcattatggccccatagctgtgccatatagtgctctgcaccattattgccccatagctgtgccatatagtgctctgcaccattattgccccatagctgtgccatacagtgctctgcaccattactgccccatagctgtgccatatagtgctctgcaccattattgccccatagctgtgccatacagtgctctgcaccattactgccccatagctgtgccatatagtgctctgcaccattattgccccatagctgtgccatacagtgctctgcaccattactgccccatagctgtgccatatagtgctctgcaccattattgccccatagctgtgccatacagtgctctgcaccattactgccccatagctgtgccatatagtgctctgcaccattattgccccatagctgtgccatacagtgctctgcaccattactgccccatagctgtgccatatagtgctctgcaccattattgccccatagctgtgccatacagtgctctgcaccattactgccccatagctgtgccatatagtgctctgcaccattattgccccatagctgtgccatacagtgctctgcaccattactgccccatagctgtgccatacagtgctctgcaccattactgccccatagctgtgccatatagtgctctgcaccattattgccccatagctgtgccatacagtgctctgcaccattactgccccatagctgtgccatacagtgctctgcaccattactgccccatagctgtgccatatagtgctctgcaccattactgccccatagctgtgccatacagtgctctgcaccattactgccccatagctgtgccatatagtgctctgcaccattgccccatagctgtgccatatagtgctctgcaccattactgccccatagctgtgccatatatatagtgctctgcaccattgccccatagctctgccatatagtgctctgcaccattactgccccatagctgtgccatatagtgctctgcaccattattgccccatagctgtgccatatagtgctctgcaccattactgccccatagctgtgccatacagtgctctgcaccattgccccatagctctgccatatagtgctctgcaccgtccattattgccccatagctgtgctgctgctgcaataaaaataataaaacacatactcacctgtcttgcttgcagcttctcggcgccatcttcccggcgtctccctgcactgactgatcaggcagagggcggcgcgcacactatatgcgtcatcgcgccctctgacctgcacagtcagtgaggagagagagacgccgggaagatggagacagcgcccggcgtgtggaaccaggacaggtgaatatgcgatacttacctgctcccggcgtcccgctccttccccctgcctgtgttcggtgccgcagcctcttcctctgtcagcggtcaccggcaccgcttcattagagaaatgaataggcggctccgcccctatgggaggtggagcagcctattcatttctctaatgagcggtcccacgtgaccgctcaggggaagaggctgctgcacccggagaccgtgggacgggcagggggagtgacaggatcgccgggactaggtaagtatgcctcagcgccctctccccctcacccgccgaccctgccacagaccgtgactcgagtataagccgagggggcactttcagcccaaaaatttgggctgaaaatctcggcttatactcgagtatatacggtagatagaaatgtaattattaaaaggcaaaaactaagctaatagaagaatttcacaacatatattagctttgttatactgagaatgtctttgttgcctatattaaccaatcagagttcaggttaattaactgtagcaaaatagaagctgagctgtgattggttgctattggcagcctgataaatcctcagccaacaggaagccctcccccctggcagtatatattagctcacacgtacacataatagactggtcatgtgactgacagctgccggatttcctatatggtacaattgttgctcttgtagtttgtctgattacactggtcaacagcatttttggtgccaaagatatttcatcgaatttagggtatttttggggtgctgattctgaatatgtcatcagttttgccagattggctcaagtttttgagatttttggtatcttatttatagcacttgttggtaaatgcgacgcatcatctcattaatttctttggattagtacttgaactgagcagttctcaatatagttttgtgttaattagtgttctaaaagtttgttcatagcttgatttttgcactaactttatgttgttgtctgttttccagtgaaaagcatgaactcatcaagaagaagttgtcttaacgatccagactcattctgttacatttgtggtgaatacacactgccaaaacatagaggaaacataacagacttcgtaaaaaaagtgtattttgcctattttggggttatgcttggggaccaagacaagttttgggcaccacacatagtgtgcaaagcatgtatcgaattattacgaaaatggagcaaaggacaaagaaaaagcttcaaatttggtgttccaatggtgtggagagagccaaaaaatcatcatgatgactgttatttatggcaaacacaggtacaggcacatcttcacaatgagggacaggccttcttgcagattccatgttactcccattttcgtttcttatgcttattgaatccttgcacttgcactgcacagaaataacagtcatcatgatgattttttggctctctccacaccattggaacaccaaatttgaagctttttctttgtcctttgctccattttcgtaataattcgatacatgctttgcacactatgtgtggtgcccaaaacttgtcttggtccccaagcataaccccaaaataggcaaaatacactttttttacgaagtctgttatgtttcttctatgttttggcagtgtgtattcaccacaaatgtaacagaatgagtctggatcgttaagacaacttcttcttgatgagttcatgcttttcactggaaaacagacaacaacataaagttagtgcaaaaatcaagctatgaacaaacttttagaacactaattaacacaaaactatattgagaactgctcagttcaagtactaatccaaagaaattaatgagatgatgcgtcgcatttaccaacaagtgctataaataagataccaaaaatctcaaaaacttgagccaatctggcaaaactgatagcatattcagaatcagcaccccaaaaataccccaaattcattaaaatattttggacaccagaaaaaaaatttttttttgttgacctgtgttattaatcagatttttatttttgaaggacaataccagacttgtgtgtgttttagggcgagtttcatgtgtcaagttgtctgtgttgagttgcgtgtggcgactgttgtgaatttggattctgggctcccccggtggctactggtggaattgaactggtgtcttcatcttctctgttcacctgttcccatcaagatgtgggagtcgctatataaccttgctgctctgttagttgcttgccggtcaacaatgttatcagaagcctctctgtgcttgttcctgctcctagacaactactagataagttggactcttgtccatgtttgtttttgcattttgttccagttcacagctgtagtttcgttactgtgtctggaaagctcttgtgaacaggaattgccactctggtgttatgagttaatgccagagtcttaaagtaatttctggatggtgttttgatagggttttcagctgaccatgaaagtgtcctttctgtcttctgctatgtagtaagtggacctcaaatttgctaaacctattttcatactacgtttgttatttcatcttaattcaccgccaatacatgtggggggcctctgtctcctttcggggtatttctctagaggtgagctaggactaatattttcctctgctagctttatttagtcctccggctggtgctgggcatctagaatcaacgtaggcatgctacccggccactgctagttgtgcgttaggtttagttcatggtcagctcagttcccatcttccaagagctagttcctatatatgctgatgctatgttctcttgccattgagatcatgacagtttgaccggcccacaaagtgttaattgtattggctgaagtaggaggaaaagaagtctgaggaacctttttttttttttttttttcctctctcttactcagagtgtgctgcctagccataattgcagcctgctgcttctttcctcctcttaatccttgaatggctctgtgtccacctgtttgtaatggatcttcagagtgtaactgcaggtttgaataatctcgccacgaaggtacaaaatttgcaagactttgtttgtcatgcacctgtatctgagccgagaattcctttgccggaatttttctcggggaatagatctgggtttcagaattttcgaaataattgcaaattatttttgtccctgaaatctcgctctgccggagaccctgcacagcaggtcaggattgtgatttccttgctccggggcgaccctcaagactgggctttttcattgacaccaggggatcctgcgttgctcaatgtggatgcgttttttctggccttggggttgctttatgacgaacctcatttggagcttcaggcagaaaaaactttgatgtccctatctcaggggcaagatgaagcggaaatttactgccaaagattccgtaaatggtctgtgcttactcagtggaatgagtgcgccctggcggcgactttcagagagggtctctctgatgccattaaggatgttatggtggggttccctgtgcctgcgggtctgaatgagtccatgacaatggctattcagatcgataggcgtttgcgggagcgcaaaccagtgcaccatctggcggtgtccactgagaagtcgccagagagtatgcagtgtgatagaattctgtcccgaagcgagcggcagaattttagatggaaaaatgggttgtgtttctattgtggtgattctactcatgttatatcagcatgctctaagcgcactaaaaagcttgataaatctgtttccatttgcaccttaccgtctaagtttattctatctgtgaccctgatttgctctttgtcatctattaccacggacgcctatgtcgactctggcgccgctttgagtcttatggattggtcctttgccaaacgctgtgggtatgatttagagcctttggagactcctattcctctgaaggggattgactccaccccattggctaataataaaccacaatactggacacaagtaactatgcgtattaatccggatcaccaggagattattcgctttctggtgctgtataatctacatgatgatttggtgttaggattgccttggctgcaatctcacaacccagtcctcgactggagagctatgtctgtgttgagctggggatgtaagggggctcatggggatgtacctgtggtttccatttcatcatctattccctctgaaattcctgagttcctgtctgactatcgtgatgtctttgaagaatccaagcttggttcgttacctccgcaccgagagtgcgattgtgccatagatttaatcccgggtagtaaatacccaaagggtcgtttatttaatctgtctgtgcctgaacatgctgctatgcgagaatatataaaggagtccttggaaaagggacatattcgtccatcgtcatctcccttaggagccggttttttctttgtgtcaaaaaaagacggctctttgagaccatgtatcgattatcggcttttgaataaaatcactgttaaatatcaatacccattgccattgctgactgatttgtttgctcgcataaagggggccaagtggttctctaag is a window of Ranitomeya variabilis isolate aRanVar5 chromosome 2, aRanVar5.hap1, whole genome shotgun sequence DNA encoding:
- the FBXO48 gene encoding F-box only protein 48, which translates into the protein MDNLNNHQKNIDSLPPEMILEILKYLDLDDLLTIKQTCRRFNQLVEYNDGVWRRHCLQMRTVCPSEIDEDQKQGRTWQEIVQRNYKSVIKQKWMDGTFSNIDSYEKLPPKTMCPLRAESWGEILEAELARETKRST